One region of Jatrophihabitans cynanchi genomic DNA includes:
- a CDS encoding leucyl aminopeptidase, translating into MVSVSLHDPSTLPDADAVVVGVVPGNNGPRLARGAKPVEAVLGRTLLAALRTLGATGQPEEVLKVPTLGLAPFPLVVATGLGADARSAESLRRAVGAAVRGLGHHAHVHLALDGPPGALSEGAQLGAYAFDRYKSSAERPALRRITLGATDDPSAKAELKRARAVVEAITRVRDLVNTPPNDLYPETFAQHAADFARAAKLQVEVLDERALKRERFGAVLAVGGGSARPPRLVRIGYRPARAKARVALVGKGITFDSGGLNLKTANMNWMKSDMGGAAAVVASVCAIAALRLPVEVTATVPMAENMPSGSAYRPSDVITMRNGRTVEVADTDAEGRLVLADAIARALEDEPDYLIEASTLTGAQLVSLGTRVIGAMGAERWRDQVAAAGNAVGEAVWPMPLPEELRAGLDSQVADLQNLPGDRWGGMLVAGHFLADFMPDRLPWVHLDIAGPAWNLGAPHGYTPKGGTGAAVRTIIAAVERLAAA; encoded by the coding sequence ATGGTGTCCGTATCGCTGCACGATCCGAGCACGCTGCCCGACGCGGACGCGGTCGTGGTCGGTGTCGTACCGGGGAACAACGGGCCGCGACTCGCGCGCGGCGCGAAACCGGTCGAGGCGGTGCTGGGGCGAACCCTGCTTGCCGCGCTGCGCACGCTGGGCGCGACCGGCCAGCCCGAGGAGGTGCTGAAGGTGCCGACGCTCGGGCTGGCGCCGTTCCCGCTCGTGGTGGCCACCGGGCTGGGCGCCGACGCCCGCTCGGCCGAGAGCCTGCGGCGCGCGGTCGGCGCCGCGGTGCGCGGGCTCGGCCACCACGCGCACGTGCACCTCGCACTGGACGGACCGCCGGGAGCGCTGTCCGAAGGCGCCCAGCTCGGGGCGTACGCCTTCGACCGCTACAAGTCCTCAGCCGAACGGCCGGCGCTGCGCAGGATCACCCTCGGCGCGACCGATGACCCGTCGGCGAAGGCGGAACTCAAGCGCGCGCGTGCGGTGGTCGAGGCGATCACCCGGGTCCGCGACCTGGTGAACACCCCGCCGAACGACCTGTACCCGGAGACGTTCGCGCAGCACGCGGCGGACTTCGCGCGCGCCGCCAAGCTCCAGGTCGAGGTGCTCGACGAGCGCGCGCTCAAGCGGGAGCGGTTCGGCGCCGTCCTCGCAGTGGGCGGCGGTTCCGCGCGCCCGCCACGGCTGGTGCGGATCGGATACCGGCCGGCACGTGCCAAGGCGCGGGTCGCACTGGTCGGCAAGGGCATCACCTTCGACTCCGGCGGGTTGAACCTCAAGACCGCCAACATGAACTGGATGAAGTCCGACATGGGCGGCGCCGCCGCGGTGGTCGCGAGTGTCTGCGCGATCGCCGCGCTGCGGTTGCCGGTCGAGGTGACGGCCACGGTGCCGATGGCCGAGAACATGCCGTCGGGTTCGGCCTACCGGCCGTCGGACGTGATCACGATGCGCAACGGCCGTACCGTCGAGGTGGCCGACACGGACGCGGAGGGCCGCCTCGTGCTGGCCGACGCGATCGCCCGGGCGCTCGAGGACGAACCGGACTACCTGATCGAGGCCTCGACCCTGACCGGCGCGCAACTGGTCTCGCTCGGCACGCGGGTGATCGGCGCGATGGGCGCCGAGCGCTGGCGCGACCAGGTCGCGGCGGCGGGCAACGCCGTCGGCGAGGCGGTGTGGCCGATGCCGCTGCCGGAGGAGTTGCGCGCGGGCCTGGACTCGCAGGTCGCCGATCTGCAGAACCTGCCGGGCGATCGGTGGGGCGGCATGCTGGTGGCCGGGCACTTCCTCGCCGACTTCATGCCCGACCGGCTGCCCTGGGTGCACCTGGACATCGCCGGGCCGGCCTGGAACCTGGGCGCCCCGCACGGCTACACCCCCAAGGGTGGGACGGGCGCGGCCGTGCGCACCATCATCGCCGCGGTGGAGCGCCTCGCGGCGGCCTGA
- the gcvT gene encoding glycine cleavage system aminomethyltransferase GcvT, with protein sequence MSELLRSPLYERHVELGAKLADFGGWEMPIEYPASGGGVLKEHAAVRDAVGVFDVSHLGKATVRGSGAARFVNACLSNDLGRIEPGKAQYTLCCDESGGVVDDLIAYLVSDDEVFLVPNAANTAEVVRRLAAAAPAGIEVPGQHRDFGVLAVQGPRSSEVLAALGLPSDQDYMAYADATFDGTPVRICRTGYTGEHGYELIPSWDASVRLWDALVQVVRSLGGMPAGLGARDTLRTEMGYPLHGQDLSLSISPLQARAGWAVGWKKDAFWGRDALLAEKAAGPARVLWGIEALDRGIPRSHMTVLDASGSAIGEVTSGTFSPTLKKGIGLALLAPTVAEGDELSVDVRGRSAAVRVVKPPFVPSHVR encoded by the coding sequence ATGAGCGAGTTGCTGCGGTCACCGCTGTACGAGCGGCACGTCGAGCTGGGCGCCAAGCTCGCCGATTTCGGTGGCTGGGAGATGCCGATCGAGTACCCGGCCAGCGGTGGGGGAGTGCTGAAGGAGCACGCCGCGGTGCGCGACGCGGTCGGCGTCTTCGACGTCTCGCACCTGGGCAAGGCCACGGTGCGCGGTTCCGGTGCGGCGCGGTTCGTGAACGCCTGCCTGTCCAACGACCTGGGGCGGATCGAACCGGGCAAGGCGCAGTACACGCTCTGCTGTGACGAGTCCGGCGGCGTCGTCGACGACCTCATCGCGTACCTGGTCAGCGACGACGAGGTGTTCCTGGTGCCGAACGCGGCGAACACCGCCGAGGTGGTGCGCCGGCTGGCCGCGGCGGCGCCGGCCGGGATCGAGGTGCCCGGCCAGCACCGCGACTTCGGCGTGCTGGCCGTGCAGGGACCGCGCTCGTCCGAGGTGCTCGCCGCACTCGGACTGCCGAGCGATCAGGACTACATGGCGTACGCCGACGCGACGTTCGACGGCACGCCGGTGCGCATCTGCCGTACCGGCTACACCGGCGAGCACGGGTACGAGCTGATCCCGTCCTGGGACGCAAGCGTGCGGCTGTGGGACGCGCTCGTGCAGGTGGTGCGTTCGCTCGGCGGCATGCCGGCCGGGCTCGGCGCCCGCGACACGCTGCGCACCGAGATGGGGTACCCGCTGCACGGTCAGGACCTGTCGCTGTCCATCTCGCCGCTGCAGGCGCGGGCAGGCTGGGCGGTGGGCTGGAAGAAGGACGCGTTCTGGGGGCGCGACGCCCTGCTCGCGGAGAAGGCGGCGGGGCCGGCGCGCGTGCTGTGGGGGATCGAGGCGCTCGACCGCGGAATCCCACGCTCACACATGACTGTTCTCGACGCGTCGGGTTCGGCGATCGGTGAGGTGACCTCGGGGACGTTCTCGCCGACGCTGAAGAAGGGCATCGGGCTGGCGCTGCTCGCCCCCACCGTCGCTGAGGGCGATGAACTGTCGGTCGACGTGCGCGGGCGTAGCGCGGCGGTGCGCGTCGTCAAGCCGCCGTTCGTGCCCTCGCACGTGCGCTGA
- the soxR gene encoding redox-sensitive transcriptional activator SoxR — protein MSTTDLLTVSEVAARSGFAASALRFYEREGLISASRTSGGQRRYARSVLRRLAFIRAARNVGLSLDEVAGALAALPAGRTPTRADWTRLSRSWRRRLDDQITALEKLRDGLDSCIGCGCLSLKRCAISNPADIAATAGAGAAYLPRALRPT, from the coding sequence ATTTCTACGACGGATCTGCTGACCGTCAGTGAGGTCGCCGCGCGCAGCGGGTTCGCCGCGTCTGCCCTGCGCTTCTACGAACGCGAAGGCTTGATCTCGGCGAGCCGCACCAGCGGCGGACAACGGCGCTATGCGCGTAGCGTGCTTCGCCGGCTCGCGTTCATCCGCGCAGCACGCAACGTCGGCCTCAGCCTGGACGAGGTGGCCGGCGCGCTCGCCGCCCTGCCCGCCGGGCGCACGCCGACGAGGGCCGACTGGACCAGGCTGTCCCGTTCGTGGCGCCGCCGGCTGGACGACCAGATCACGGCGCTGGAGAAGCTACGCGACGGACTGGACTCGTGCATCGGCTGCGGCTGCCTGTCGCTCAAACGGTGCGCCATCTCCAACCCCGCCGACATCGCCGCGACCGCGGGGGCGGGAGCCGCGTACCTGCCGCGCGCACTGCGGCCGACCTGA
- a CDS encoding SDR family NAD(P)-dependent oxidoreductase, with protein sequence MSTALITGASQGLGLALTTAFAERGWNLVVDARDETRLREAARTLPTVVAIVGDVTDPGHREALAAAAEVFGPLDLLVNNASELGPSPLPELARYPLDALRTVYETNVVAPLALTQLLLPALRAAGGTVVNISSDAAVEPYPGWGGYGPSKAALDHVSAILAAEEPELRVFAFDPGDMRTAMHQRAFPGEDISDRPAASTVVPAVLRLFDERPASGRYRAVDLLAAEVAR encoded by the coding sequence ATGTCCACTGCACTGATCACCGGCGCGTCCCAGGGCCTGGGCCTGGCCCTCACAACAGCATTCGCCGAGCGCGGCTGGAACCTGGTGGTCGACGCCAGGGACGAGACCCGGCTGCGCGAGGCCGCCCGGACGCTGCCCACCGTGGTCGCGATCGTCGGCGACGTGACCGATCCGGGGCATCGCGAGGCGCTGGCGGCCGCGGCCGAGGTGTTCGGCCCGCTCGACCTGCTCGTGAACAACGCCAGCGAACTCGGGCCCAGCCCGCTGCCCGAGCTGGCGCGGTACCCGCTCGACGCGCTGCGCACGGTGTACGAGACCAACGTCGTCGCACCGCTGGCGCTCACCCAACTGCTGCTGCCTGCACTGCGGGCCGCGGGCGGGACCGTCGTGAACATCAGCTCGGACGCCGCGGTCGAGCCGTACCCGGGCTGGGGCGGCTACGGCCCCAGCAAGGCCGCTCTGGACCACGTGTCGGCGATCCTGGCCGCCGAAGAACCCGAACTGCGGGTCTTCGCGTTCGACCCGGGTGACATGCGCACCGCGATGCACCAGCGCGCCTTTCCTGGCGAGGACATCAGCGACCGGCCGGCGGCGAGCACCGTCGTCCCGGCCGTCCTGCGGCTGTTCGACGAGCGGCCGGCGAGCGGTCGGTACCGCGCGGTGGACCTGCTCGCCGCCGAGGTGGCGCGGTGA